The Sulfurimonas hydrogeniphila genome includes a window with the following:
- a CDS encoding hybrid sensor histidine kinase/response regulator, which yields MKEGSIHLRAVKGVFVSSKSDILQQWISYASVKEILHLHKIDEKEFIEKYASGVFDYFMGVIAGERDIGDCPVMQEFLAYLKHREISADELFEICSNFRRSMVEFTYDAKINSKEIFEEISYIFDKNFKGILKYYTDSIFQKLIDARQEALRASQAKEYFLSNMSHEIRTPLNAILGFVNLLMDEDISNKHRNYLDIILSSGENLLSIINDILDFSKLRSGEFTIEPKIFSLHEELSHTMELFVASANSKNITITSFIDPRIPKELFGDVLRIQQIVSNFLSNAIKFTPDGGVIKVEASCHDNQLKISVTDNGVGINEKDMESIFVAFTQAQFSQNNNKEGTGLGLCISHQLAELMNGSVHVESQVGEGSTFWLDIPVAVQNDECQVFKDISDFQKLKMVLYAKDKVLDFRHESFLKYAEIFAMNISVVETLDCEFDICIFVHETCDINIQKEIIYSGKKYIALMSKEYDTYEHYAHIKAMSFPLYCSKIHKHFNELLNPELSLIHNKKISNRFKGHILVAEDNEANQELMKIVLNRYGLTFDLAHNGKEAVALYQKNKYDLILMDEQMPVMNGTDAVIKIIEYEEKNGLSHTPISALTANVLKGSKERDLLNGFDTFLGKPLVLKELERVFMAYLKLDSYSVIQEDKTDVSSADNQKITGLDAKKLMKELMLNEDELIMLLTLFIKKMKTTLSDLAKAVAARDYKKTALLAHSIKGSSGNFRIEILQKNATEMERMAKLENADYNYEQTLKEIEEKIASIKIN from the coding sequence ATGAAAGAAGGCAGCATCCATTTAAGAGCAGTAAAAGGCGTATTTGTATCTTCAAAGTCAGATATATTACAGCAATGGATATCGTATGCTTCTGTAAAAGAGATCCTTCATTTACATAAGATAGATGAAAAAGAATTTATAGAAAAATATGCCAGCGGTGTATTTGACTACTTTATGGGTGTAATCGCGGGTGAGAGAGATATCGGTGACTGTCCTGTTATGCAGGAGTTTTTGGCCTATTTGAAACATCGTGAAATCAGTGCTGACGAGTTGTTTGAGATATGCAGTAATTTTCGTCGTTCTATGGTAGAGTTCACTTATGATGCGAAGATAAATTCAAAAGAGATCTTTGAAGAAATTTCGTATATTTTTGATAAAAATTTTAAAGGTATTTTAAAGTATTATACAGACAGTATTTTTCAAAAGCTTATTGACGCAAGACAGGAAGCACTGCGTGCTTCTCAGGCAAAAGAGTACTTTCTTTCCAATATGTCTCATGAAATTCGCACGCCTTTAAATGCTATTTTAGGCTTTGTAAACCTTTTGATGGATGAAGATATAAGCAATAAACATAGAAATTATTTAGATATTATATTAAGCAGCGGCGAAAACTTACTGAGTATTATCAATGATATTTTGGACTTTTCAAAACTGAGAAGCGGTGAGTTTACGATTGAACCAAAGATTTTTTCTCTGCATGAAGAGCTAAGCCATACGATGGAGCTTTTTGTAGCCAGTGCAAATTCAAAAAATATTACCATTACTTCATTTATAGATCCTCGTATTCCAAAAGAGTTGTTTGGCGATGTCCTTCGAATTCAACAGATAGTCTCAAATTTTTTAAGTAATGCCATAAAATTTACACCCGACGGCGGTGTGATAAAGGTTGAAGCAAGCTGTCATGACAACCAACTGAAAATCAGTGTAACAGACAACGGAGTCGGCATAAACGAAAAAGATATGGAAAGTATATTTGTAGCATTTACACAGGCACAGTTTAGCCAAAACAACAACAAAGAGGGAACGGGCCTGGGTCTGTGTATATCACACCAGCTTGCAGAGTTAATGAATGGAAGTGTTCATGTAGAATCACAGGTGGGAGAGGGCAGTACCTTTTGGCTGGATATTCCTGTTGCAGTGCAAAATGATGAGTGTCAGGTATTTAAAGATATCAGTGATTTTCAGAAACTAAAAATGGTACTTTATGCAAAAGACAAAGTTTTGGATTTCCGACATGAATCCTTTTTGAAGTATGCTGAAATTTTTGCGATGAACATCAGTGTTGTAGAGACGCTGGACTGCGAGTTTGACATATGTATATTTGTACATGAGACATGTGACATAAACATACAAAAAGAGATTATCTACTCTGGGAAAAAATATATAGCACTTATGAGCAAAGAGTATGATACATATGAACACTATGCGCACATCAAAGCGATGAGTTTTCCTCTGTATTGTTCAAAAATTCATAAACATTTCAATGAGCTGCTCAACCCTGAATTATCATTAATTCATAATAAAAAAATATCCAATAGATTTAAGGGACATATCCTGGTTGCTGAGGACAATGAGGCAAACCAGGAATTAATGAAGATTGTCCTCAACAGATATGGCTTGACATTTGATTTGGCTCACAATGGAAAAGAAGCGGTTGCACTGTATCAAAAAAACAAATATGATTTGATTCTTATGGATGAACAGATGCCTGTTATGAACGGAACAGATGCCGTCATTAAAATTATCGAATACGAGGAAAAAAACGGTTTAAGTCATACGCCAATCTCTGCCCTGACGGCCAATGTGTTAAAGGGGAGTAAAGAGAGAGATTTACTGAACGGATTTGACACATTTTTAGGGAAGCCTCTGGTTTTAAAAGAGTTGGAACGTGTTTTTATGGCATATCTGAAACTGGATTCCTACAGTGTTATACAGGAAGATAAAACAGATGTATCTTCCGCTGACAACCAAAAGATTACAGGGTTGGATGCGAAGAAACTGATGAAAGAGTTGATGTTGAATGAAGATGAACTTATTATGCTTTTGACACTTTTTATCAAAAAAATGAAAACGACCCTGAGTGACTTGGCAAAAGCGGTTGCTGCAAGAGATTATAAAAAAACAGCACTTCTGGCTCATAGTATTAAAGGGTCAAGTGGAAATTTCAGAATTGAAATTTTACAAAAAAATGCAACTGAAATGGAAAGAATGGCAAAACTTGAAAATGCAGACTATAATTATGAGCAAACCCTGAAAGAAATAGAAGAAAAAATTGCATCCATTAAAATAAATTAA
- a CDS encoding peptide deformylase, with protein sequence MVREIITHPTPLSIEYAVDIRKFDDELFALIEDLKDTINENNLDALSAYQIGSYYNLIIVKDDEGKLIEMINPRLINHKGTVTATESTLYYPGKTAQIQRFETISVVYQDRNGNDKSLQASGDFSVRIQRKIDYTFGATFVQKMSKEEKEKFEKNLENGINTTNADYCPTVFFRDKILKLIHVVMFFMLLPLVASFFIDKEQTLQTLWTYQLYTIYGVLGLNIVYFFYAQYEGKLYVACSSCQLGNIVGTTAISLVKLFVITVASYFLLHVG encoded by the coding sequence ATGGTAAGAGAGATTATAACGCATCCTACGCCCCTGAGTATAGAATACGCTGTAGACATAAGAAAATTTGATGATGAATTGTTTGCCTTGATAGAAGATCTCAAAGATACTATCAATGAAAATAATTTGGATGCTTTGAGTGCTTATCAGATAGGGAGTTACTATAACCTGATTATTGTAAAAGATGATGAAGGGAAGCTGATAGAGATGATAAACCCCCGGTTGATAAACCATAAGGGTACTGTCACGGCTACAGAATCAACACTGTACTATCCTGGAAAAACAGCACAGATACAACGGTTTGAAACTATCAGCGTTGTTTATCAAGACAGAAACGGAAATGATAAGTCACTGCAGGCAAGTGGAGATTTTTCTGTAAGAATTCAGCGAAAAATAGACTATACCTTTGGCGCTACTTTTGTGCAAAAAATGTCCAAAGAAGAAAAAGAGAAGTTTGAAAAAAATTTAGAAAATGGTATAAATACTACAAATGCCGATTACTGTCCTACGGTCTTTTTCAGAGACAAAATTTTGAAACTCATACATGTCGTTATGTTTTTTATGCTTCTTCCGCTTGTAGCATCTTTCTTTATTGATAAGGAGCAGACGTTACAGACTTTATGGACATATCAACTTTATACGATATACGGAGTCCTTGGGTTAAACATAGTTTACTTTTTTTATGCTCAGTATGAAGGAAAACTTTATGTCGCATGCAGTAGTTGCCAATTGGGCAATATTGTCGGAACAACTGCAATATCTTTGGTGAAACTGTTTGTCATTACAGTTGCGTCATACTTTTTGTTACATGTAGGATAA
- a CDS encoding NAD(P)/FAD-dependent oxidoreductase yields the protein MARLVVLGGGVAGHTTATFAAKWLGSDHEVVVVTPNAKWNWIPSNIWVGVGQMKKEDVTFDLAPVYAKAGIDYRQAKALSLNPEGSQSSDKPFVTIEYTSADKAGQTENIEYDYIVNATGPKLNFGATPGLGEGSQLGEHTVSVCTADHAVHASEKLNEAIEKMKGGTRQKFLIGTGHGMCTCQGAAFEYIFNIEHELRKAGVRDMADMKWISNESFLGDFGMGGLHMKVGGYVVSSKLFAESLFAERNVDWLIGAHTSKVEAGKVEYELLDGSTGEEEFDFAMLIPPFAGVGLKAYNKAGEDITDTVFAPNGFMKVDADYTPKPYEEWKASDWPRTYQNPTYKNMFAAGIAFAPPHLISKPMKSPNGTPINPTPPRTGMPSGIIGKAVAHSVCDMITKGENAHLHEASMAEMGAACVASAGKGLFDGTAAAMTVYPVVPDFEKYPGTGRDTDYTFGEIGLAGHWIKHILHYLFIYKAKLNPGWTLIPE from the coding sequence ATGGCAAGATTAGTTGTATTAGGTGGTGGTGTTGCTGGTCATACAACAGCTACATTCGCTGCAAAATGGTTAGGCTCAGATCATGAAGTTGTTGTTGTCACTCCAAATGCCAAGTGGAACTGGATTCCGTCAAACATCTGGGTGGGTGTCGGCCAAATGAAAAAAGAGGATGTGACATTTGATTTAGCGCCTGTTTATGCAAAAGCCGGTATTGATTATCGTCAGGCAAAAGCGCTCTCTTTAAATCCGGAAGGTTCGCAGTCAAGTGATAAACCTTTTGTGACTATTGAGTATACAAGTGCTGACAAAGCAGGACAGACTGAAAATATAGAGTATGATTATATTGTCAATGCGACAGGACCAAAGCTGAATTTCGGAGCTACTCCGGGTTTAGGCGAAGGTAGTCAATTGGGTGAGCATACTGTTTCTGTCTGTACAGCTGACCATGCAGTCCATGCTTCAGAAAAATTAAATGAAGCCATTGAAAAAATGAAAGGCGGTACCCGTCAAAAATTCCTAATAGGAACAGGACACGGAATGTGTACATGTCAGGGGGCTGCATTTGAGTATATTTTCAATATTGAGCATGAATTAAGAAAAGCCGGTGTGCGTGACATGGCGGATATGAAATGGATTTCCAATGAATCTTTTTTAGGTGACTTCGGTATGGGCGGACTGCATATGAAAGTTGGCGGCTATGTTGTTTCTTCCAAACTGTTTGCAGAATCCCTTTTTGCCGAAAGAAATGTTGACTGGCTTATCGGTGCACATACAAGTAAAGTAGAAGCCGGAAAAGTTGAGTATGAACTGCTTGACGGTTCAACTGGTGAAGAAGAGTTTGATTTTGCAATGCTTATTCCTCCTTTTGCGGGTGTTGGTTTAAAAGCCTACAACAAAGCCGGTGAAGATATTACTGATACGGTATTTGCTCCAAACGGCTTCATGAAAGTGGATGCGGACTATACGCCAAAGCCATACGAAGAGTGGAAAGCAAGTGACTGGCCAAGAACATACCAAAATCCTACTTATAAAAATATGTTTGCTGCAGGTATTGCTTTTGCTCCGCCACATCTTATCTCTAAACCGATGAAATCACCAAACGGAACACCGATTAATCCGACGCCTCCAAGAACGGGTATGCCTTCTGGTATTATCGGAAAAGCGGTTGCACACTCTGTTTGTGATATGATTACAAAAGGCGAAAATGCCCACCTGCATGAAGCGTCAATGGCTGAAATGGGTGCTGCCTGTGTTGCAAGTGCCGGAAAAGGTTTGTTTGACGGAACTGCGGCTGCTATGACAGTCTATCCTGTTGTTCCTGATTTTGAAAAATATCCGGGAACAGGGCGTGATACAGACTATACATTTGGTGAAATAGGTCTTGCTGGGCACTGGATTAAACATATTTTACACTATCTGTTTATCTATAAAGCAAAACTAAATCCAGGTTGGACATTAATTCCAGAATAA
- the pepN gene encoding aminopeptidase N, protein MNTEVKAKYLKDYKKPAYAIESVDLLFELFEKETLVTNTMQIKKIDASVNDLTLDAVNLELLELSLNALKLQESRYIIEEEHLTVLNVPDAFELKIKNKIYPQDNTELEGLYKSGDIFCTQNEPEGFRSITPFLDRPDIMSLFTTTIFADKKKYPVLLSNGNKIKCHDNFNERHGVTWQDPHPKPSYLFALVAGHLGSISDEFTTIQGNKVALNIYCDLGNEQKCHHAMHSLKASMKWDEEKYGRAYDLDIYNIVAVDSFNMGAMENKGLNIFNSAYVLADTDTATDANFMGIESVIAHEYFHNWTGNRITCRDWFQLTLKEGLTVFRDQCFSADMNSVQVQRIEDVKALRERQFVEDASPTRHPIQPESYISMNNFYTATVYEKGAEVIRMVYTLLGEKNYRQAMDLYFETFDGQAVTTDDFLWAMYQCGDFDLALFKRWYKQSGTPRLHVKESFENGTYSIVLTQKVPDDVDGKKQKPYYYPLKMGLLDRDGNEILAETLIISKESETFVFDNLKEKPVLSINRDFSAPIIVEQEENNYAFLMKYDTNSFTQYEATQNFALRTINEIIESNAINNDFVDAYGHLLDLDVDLSYKALLLELPSVSAIMQLQKEIDFDVIYDAQDQLLLHIAQKYKEKLLDIYKQNHLPASGSLEAKHIAKRAIKNRALKILSILKNSEVAELAQKQYEESLTMTDRIVALDVLENLHVSYAEVALQDFYNRYKDETLVMNKYFAILASSSRYDVLERVEKLQRDKVYDEKVPNLVRSLVGSFARNHKHFHAKDGSGYKFLADKIIEIDKINPQIASGLCGAFKVCDKMNKHNQELIKKELSRVISTQGLSKNSFEIIDKILK, encoded by the coding sequence ATGAATACAGAAGTAAAAGCAAAATATCTAAAAGATTATAAAAAGCCCGCCTATGCAATTGAAAGTGTTGATTTGTTGTTTGAATTATTTGAAAAAGAGACACTTGTGACAAATACTATGCAGATAAAAAAAATAGATGCAAGTGTGAATGATTTAACTCTTGATGCTGTGAATCTGGAACTTTTAGAGCTTTCTTTAAACGCCTTAAAGTTGCAGGAGAGCCGTTATATTATCGAAGAGGAACACCTGACTGTTCTCAATGTTCCTGATGCGTTTGAGCTAAAAATAAAAAACAAAATATATCCGCAAGACAATACAGAACTTGAAGGGCTGTATAAATCAGGCGATATTTTTTGTACCCAGAATGAGCCTGAGGGATTTAGAAGTATTACACCTTTCCTTGACCGTCCGGATATCATGAGTCTGTTTACAACGACGATTTTTGCAGACAAAAAGAAGTATCCTGTTTTACTCAGTAACGGCAATAAAATTAAATGTCATGATAATTTCAATGAACGCCATGGGGTAACCTGGCAGGATCCGCATCCAAAACCTTCGTATCTTTTTGCGCTTGTGGCAGGGCATCTTGGCAGTATAAGTGATGAATTTACAACAATACAAGGCAATAAAGTCGCATTGAATATTTACTGCGATTTGGGAAATGAGCAGAAGTGTCATCATGCCATGCACTCGCTTAAAGCCTCTATGAAATGGGATGAAGAGAAATACGGGCGTGCCTATGATTTGGATATATACAATATTGTAGCGGTTGACAGTTTTAACATGGGTGCAATGGAGAACAAAGGACTCAATATTTTTAACTCCGCCTATGTATTGGCAGATACCGATACAGCCACTGATGCCAATTTTATGGGAATAGAGTCTGTGATAGCGCATGAGTACTTTCACAACTGGACAGGAAACCGCATTACATGTAGAGACTGGTTTCAACTCACACTCAAAGAAGGACTGACAGTTTTTCGCGACCAGTGCTTTTCAGCAGATATGAATTCAGTACAGGTGCAACGCATTGAAGATGTAAAAGCACTCAGAGAAAGACAGTTTGTCGAAGATGCTTCCCCGACACGCCATCCTATTCAGCCGGAGTCTTATATATCTATGAACAATTTTTATACAGCTACGGTCTATGAAAAGGGTGCAGAAGTGATACGCATGGTTTATACACTTTTGGGTGAGAAAAACTACAGACAGGCAATGGATTTGTATTTTGAAACCTTTGACGGACAGGCGGTTACCACTGATGACTTTTTATGGGCGATGTATCAATGCGGTGATTTTGATTTGGCACTTTTTAAAAGATGGTACAAACAAAGCGGTACACCGCGTTTACATGTAAAGGAGTCGTTTGAAAACGGGACATATAGCATAGTATTAACACAAAAAGTTCCAGATGATGTTGATGGAAAAAAACAAAAGCCTTATTATTACCCTTTAAAGATGGGGCTTTTAGACAGAGATGGCAATGAGATTTTGGCAGAAACTTTGATAATATCGAAAGAAAGTGAAACTTTTGTATTTGATAATTTAAAAGAAAAACCGGTACTTTCGATAAACAGGGATTTTTCTGCACCGATAATTGTAGAACAGGAAGAAAACAACTATGCCTTTTTAATGAAGTATGATACAAACAGTTTTACGCAGTATGAGGCAACACAGAATTTTGCACTCCGGACAATCAATGAAATTATAGAGTCGAATGCAATCAATAATGATTTTGTAGATGCCTATGGACATTTGCTTGATTTGGATGTCGACTTGTCTTACAAAGCACTGCTTTTGGAACTGCCGTCTGTTTCGGCAATTATGCAACTGCAAAAAGAGATAGATTTTGACGTGATATATGATGCACAGGATCAACTGTTGTTGCATATAGCGCAAAAATACAAAGAGAAGTTGTTAGATATTTATAAACAAAATCATCTGCCTGCATCAGGAAGTTTAGAAGCAAAACATATTGCAAAACGAGCTATAAAAAACAGAGCATTGAAAATTCTCTCTATTTTGAAAAATAGTGAGGTCGCAGAGTTGGCACAAAAGCAGTATGAAGAATCACTTACGATGACTGACCGTATTGTTGCTTTGGATGTTTTGGAAAACTTACATGTATCGTATGCTGAAGTTGCACTGCAGGATTTTTATAACAGATATAAAGATGAAACACTCGTCATGAACAAATATTTTGCAATTTTGGCATCTTCGAGCCGTTATGATGTGCTCGAACGTGTTGAAAAATTACAAAGAGATAAAGTATATGATGAAAAAGTACCTAATCTTGTCCGCTCTTTAGTCGGTTCTTTCGCGCGAAACCATAAACATTTTCATGCCAAAGACGGAAGCGGGTATAAATTCCTGGCTGACAAAATCATAGAAATAGATAAAATCAATCCGCAAATAGCTTCAGGGCTCTGCGGTGCTTTTAAAGTCTGTGATAAAATGAACAAACATAATCAAGAACTGATAAAAAAAGAACTCTCGCGTGTAATTTCTACACAGGGGCTTTCAAAAAACAGTTTTGAAATTATTGATAAAATATTAAAATAA
- a CDS encoding EAL domain-containing protein codes for MHANIKQELLHGANSVPLILKSTYHDDNLLAKKPSYAQDFENIKNLTQFIRNTHLAYVYSFVRDKNNIIRFSSSSAKEKDLEQNSSDIYSFDTYTDPQLQELFNTANFNQPLFNHSKDKWGDFYSVYILKQTKNGKKYVVGADYNIEDIITLKHILLSKILYLIVPVFFIILFYMFFNFIVVKRLNSIVTQKTDEIEKAYNVDALTQLENAKKLVYDLAKKHNDIPFFIAILDIEHFGMLNDIYGYAYGNEYLKYVAKLLQKNISLDLKLYKLHADLFCIVNTQTMPVKTFMQKTEDILSALHHQKFTCEGYKTTLSMKAGIGEVVESSNPFIHAEIALKFAKKHNMLLALYHENMNHNKKNKRILDDIDYALQYNKVYSYLQPIYDVKQHKIIKYETLMRLERQNGEIVAPWYFLDVAKKTPLYHKLSLQMFTQVIQIAKKNPSLSFSFNISALDIQNSEFCEAIFTQAVQENIARQLTLEILESEEFDNFDALCKFIQKAKDARITIAMDDFGSGYSNLSNVIKLNLNYLKIDGSIVKYIASDIHYEKLFKNIINLAKELDLITIAEYIEDETIQNKAIELGIDMLQGYHIGKPLPDILD; via the coding sequence TTGCATGCAAATATTAAACAAGAACTGCTCCATGGTGCAAACAGTGTCCCTTTGATTCTTAAAAGTACCTACCATGATGATAATTTGCTTGCAAAGAAACCTTCGTATGCACAAGATTTTGAAAATATTAAAAATCTTACTCAGTTTATCCGTAATACCCATCTTGCATATGTATACTCCTTCGTCCGGGATAAAAACAATATCATCAGATTTTCAAGTTCAAGTGCCAAAGAAAAAGATTTGGAACAAAACAGCAGTGACATCTACTCTTTTGATACATATACAGACCCACAACTGCAAGAGCTTTTTAACACTGCAAACTTCAACCAACCTCTTTTTAATCATTCAAAAGACAAATGGGGAGACTTTTACAGTGTCTACATCCTTAAACAGACAAAAAACGGTAAAAAATATGTTGTCGGTGCCGATTACAATATTGAGGACATCATCACACTCAAACATATACTTTTAAGTAAAATTCTGTATTTGATTGTCCCTGTATTTTTTATCATTCTGTTTTATATGTTTTTCAACTTCATCGTTGTCAAACGTTTAAACAGTATTGTGACACAAAAAACAGACGAAATTGAAAAGGCTTACAATGTTGATGCACTTACGCAGCTTGAAAATGCCAAAAAACTTGTTTATGACTTAGCTAAAAAACACAATGACATTCCCTTTTTTATTGCCATTTTGGATATTGAACATTTTGGTATGCTGAATGATATTTACGGTTATGCCTACGGAAATGAATATCTGAAATATGTTGCAAAACTGCTGCAAAAAAATATCTCTTTGGACCTGAAACTGTATAAACTCCATGCAGACTTGTTTTGCATAGTCAACACACAGACAATGCCGGTAAAAACATTTATGCAAAAAACAGAAGATATACTCTCTGCTTTGCATCACCAAAAATTTACCTGTGAGGGATATAAAACTACACTCAGTATGAAAGCCGGCATAGGAGAAGTTGTTGAAAGTTCCAATCCATTTATTCATGCCGAAATAGCCTTGAAGTTTGCAAAAAAACACAATATGCTCTTAGCCCTGTATCATGAAAATATGAATCACAACAAAAAAAACAAACGTATTTTGGATGATATAGATTATGCCCTGCAATATAACAAGGTCTACAGCTATCTGCAACCCATATATGATGTCAAACAGCACAAAATCATCAAATATGAGACACTTATGCGCCTAGAGAGACAAAACGGAGAGATTGTTGCTCCATGGTATTTTTTGGATGTAGCCAAAAAGACACCTCTTTATCATAAACTCTCTCTGCAAATGTTTACACAGGTTATTCAAATAGCCAAAAAGAACCCTTCTTTAAGCTTTTCTTTTAATATTTCCGCTTTGGATATTCAAAATTCAGAATTCTGCGAAGCCATTTTTACGCAGGCGGTCCAAGAAAATATTGCCCGGCAGTTAACCTTGGAAATTTTAGAAAGTGAGGAGTTTGACAATTTTGATGCACTCTGTAAATTTATACAAAAAGCAAAAGATGCCCGGATCACAATTGCCATGGATGATTTTGGAAGCGGATATTCCAATCTTTCAAATGTCATTAAACTGAATCTCAATTATCTTAAAATTGACGGTTCCATAGTCAAATATATTGCATCAGACATACATTATGAAAAACTCTTTAAAAATATTATCAATTTGGCAAAAGAGCTTGACCTTATAACCATTGCTGAGTATATAGAAGACGAGACGATACAAAACAAGGCTATAGAACTTGGGATTGATATGCTCCAGGGCTATCATATAGGAAAGCCTCTGCCCGATATTTTAGACTAG
- a CDS encoding DEAD/DEAH box helicase, with amino-acid sequence MSFEKLGVFKPLLDAIKDLGYTEPTLVQTRAIPLVLAKKDVFATAQTGTGKTAAFVLPILQKLRKPVQGKGVRAVILSPTRELSIQIHDDITALSKYMEIRTTILVGGKDLQKQREALKKGTEIVIATPGRLLEHIENGLSLKDVEIFVLDEADRMLDMGFTKDIRKIHPLMPKRHQTLLFSATFSDKVRRLSKLILTKPAFIETAKKNTTVDTINQVAYLVDTARKAELLAYLIGSRNFPQVLVFTRTKASADRLFEELQKDGLKCGILHGDRTKANRLKTLKQFKEGKTRVLVATDIASRGLDIEELPYVINYELPSIPEDYVHRVGRTGRAGREGEAISLIDIYEKYDIKDIEKLIGQKIPQEVVEGFEPDPTIRRKDVDEVKLKAEHKKPESKRIRHYSKNTTGIQTKRNPKKRKTTKRD; translated from the coding sequence ATGTCATTTGAAAAGCTGGGAGTTTTTAAGCCGTTACTGGATGCTATAAAGGATTTGGGCTATACAGAGCCTACTCTGGTGCAAACAAGGGCTATCCCCTTGGTACTGGCAAAAAAAGATGTTTTTGCAACAGCACAGACGGGAACGGGCAAGACAGCCGCTTTTGTTTTGCCGATACTGCAAAAACTGAGAAAACCTGTACAGGGCAAAGGAGTCCGTGCTGTTATACTTTCTCCTACACGGGAGTTGAGTATACAGATACATGATGATATTACGGCTTTATCAAAATATATGGAGATTCGGACAACGATTCTGGTTGGCGGCAAAGATTTGCAAAAGCAGCGTGAAGCCTTGAAAAAGGGAACGGAGATTGTTATTGCAACGCCCGGACGTCTTTTGGAACATATAGAAAACGGTCTGAGCCTCAAAGATGTGGAAATCTTTGTGCTTGATGAAGCGGACAGAATGTTAGATATGGGTTTTACCAAAGATATTCGAAAAATTCATCCGCTTATGCCAAAGAGACATCAGACACTTCTTTTTTCGGCAACATTCAGTGACAAGGTACGCAGGCTCTCCAAACTGATTTTGACCAAACCGGCATTTATAGAAACAGCGAAGAAAAATACAACGGTAGATACAATCAATCAGGTGGCCTATCTTGTGGATACTGCAAGAAAAGCCGAGCTTTTGGCGTATCTCATCGGTTCAAGAAACTTTCCTCAGGTTTTGGTTTTTACAAGAACAAAAGCAAGTGCCGACAGACTTTTTGAGGAACTGCAAAAAGACGGACTAAAATGTGGGATTCTTCACGGAGACAGAACAAAAGCAAACCGCTTAAAAACACTCAAGCAGTTTAAAGAGGGTAAAACAAGAGTATTGGTGGCAACCGACATTGCTTCACGTGGTTTGGACATAGAAGAGTTGCCTTATGTCATTAACTACGAACTGCCTTCAATTCCTGAAGATTATGTTCACAGAGTCGGTCGTACGGGGCGTGCAGGACGTGAAGGTGAGGCAATTTCTCTCATTGATATTTATGAAAAATATGACATAAAAGATATAGAAAAGCTTATAGGACAAAAAATTCCTCAAGAAGTGGTAGAAGGTTTTGAACCGGACCCGACGATACGAAGAAAAGATGTGGATGAAGTCAAACTCAAAGCAGAGCATAAAAAGCCTGAAAGTAAAAGAATTCGTCACTACAGTAAAAATACCACAGGCATACAGACGAAACGAAATCCGAAAAAGCGTAAGACAACCAAGAGAGACTAG